A genome region from Penicillium psychrofluorescens genome assembly, chromosome: 3 includes the following:
- a CDS encoding uncharacterized protein (ID:PFLUO_004765-T1.cds;~source:funannotate), with protein MAPFFKNYRVYILTSVAYIGSLLFGYDTGVMGSVLALDSFKKDFGLPVGSSGFANAKNTQVSSNVVSLLTAGCFFGSIFAAFLNDRIGRRYSLMIFCMIFLVGAAIQVGAHHEIGMIYGGRVIAGLGIGGMSSITPVFVSENCPPQTRGRVAGLFQEFLVIGSTFAYWLDYGVSLRVPEGTSQWRIPVAIQLIPGGLMFIGLFFLKESPRWLMKQGRHEEALVSLAYIRNESQDSEPVRKEIAEINAAIQEELAATEGVTWKECLQKSNRYRFFLAFVLMFWQQFSGTNSIGYYAPEIFQTVGLSETTSSLFATGIYGTVKVIATGLFLLVGIDRWGRKKSLIGGAAWMSIMMFIIGAVLATHPPNVKAKTVSPASIGMVVMIYLYVIGYSASWGPTPWVYLGEIFPTRLRSYGVGLGAATQWLFNFVITEVTPHAINSIGWKTFIMFGVFCFAMGIFIIVFFKETKGRTLEEMDLVFGAIDEEQRRADVESTLRKSDFAHAEHTE; from the exons ATGGCGCCGTTCTTCAAGAATTATCGGGTGTACATCCTCACCTCGGTGGCCTATATAGGCTCCCTGCTTTTTG GATATGACACCGGTGTGATGGGTAGTGTCCTGGCTCTTGACAGCTTCAAGAAGGACTTTGGCCTACCTGTAGGATCATCCGGGTTTGCCAACGCCAAAAACACGCAGGTGTCGTCCAATGTGGTGTCCCTGCTGACAGCGGGCTGTTTCTTCGGCTCAATCTTCGCCGCTTTTCTCAACGATCGCATCGGCCGCCGATACTCGCTGATGATCTTTTGCATGATCTTCCTGGTTGGCGCTGCCATTCAGGTTGGCGCCCACCACGAGATTGGGATGATTTACGGGGGACGTGTGATTGCCGGTCTGGGAATCGGCGGCATGTCCAGCATTACACCAGTGTTCGTCAGCGAGAACTGTCCCCCGCAGACTCGTGGCCGCGTGGCAGGTCTCTTCCAGGAGTTTTTGGTTATTGGCAGCACCTTCGCCTACTGGCTGGACTATGGCGTCTCGCTGCGCGTCCCCGAGGGAACGAGCCAATGGCGCATTCCcgtcgccatccagctgatTCCCGGTGGCCTGATGTTTATcggtcttttcttcctgaagGAGTCTCCGCGTTGGCTGATGAAGCAGGGCCGTCATGAGGAGGCTCTGGTATCGCTTGCCTACATCCGCAACGAGTCTCAGGACAGTGAGCCAGTCCGCAAGGAGATTGCGGAGATCAACGCTGCTATtcaggaggagctggccgCCACGGAGGGTGTCACCTGGAAAGAATGCCTACAGAAGAGCAACCGAtaccgcttcttcttggccttcgTGCTTATGTTCTGGCAACAGTTCTCGGGCACCAACTCTATTGGATACTATGCGCCGGAGATTTTCCAGACG GTCGGTTTGTCCGAGACGACTTCTTCGCTGTTTGCGACTGGCATCTACGGAACCGTCAAGGTGATCGCGACTGGACTTTTCCTGTTGGTTGGCATTGACCGCTGGGGACGGAAGAAGAGTTTGATCGGTGGTGCGGCCTGGATGTCTATTATGatgttcatcatcggcgccgttCTGGCTACTCATCCTCCTAACGTAAAAGCCAAGACTGTTTCGCCGGCGTCGATCGGTATGGTGGTAATGATTTACCTGTATGTGATTGGATACTCGGCCTCTTGGGGCCCGACTCCGTGGGTGTATCTGGGCGAG ATCTTCCCAACCCGTCTCCGCTCTTATGGTGTCGGTCTCGGTGCCGCCACACAATGGCTGTTCAACTTTGTTATCACCGAGGTCACTCCCCATGCTATCAACAGTATTGGCTGGAAG ACTTTCATTATGTTCGGTGTGTTCTGTTTCGCGATGGgcattttcatcattgtcttcttcaaggagACCAAGGGTCGCAcgctggaagagatggacCTTGTCTTCGGTGCCATTGACGAGGAGCAGAGACGCGCTGATGTGGAGAGTACCCTGCGGAAGAGTGACTTTGCGCATGCTGAGCATACAGAGTAG
- a CDS encoding uncharacterized protein (ID:PFLUO_004764-T1.cds;~source:funannotate): MHAMAMTSLDDTCASLRSQIAATEASLAALKCDLAHAEQAATATLAADTAGNKGKGPTRWPLMPDEYRRYGRQMIVSQVGLQGQLKLRSAKVLLVGAGGLGCPAAQYLAGAGVGTIGLIDGDTVEASNLHRQVLHRTKNVGKYKVDSAIESLRDLNPLPTYIAHRNHLTPAEAPTIFREYDLILDCTDNPATRYLISDTAVLLGKPLVSASALRTEGQLMVLNNPPRPPGDKTGGPCYRCVFPRPPPADSVVSCADGGILGPVVGTMGVLQALEAIKVITAPSVDATSSKDPPSLHIFSAYSSSPFRTIRLRSRRLTCAVCSAEASVTLETITSGSTDYVFFCGSTNPASLLGPTERISALDYHERYPDNVPAPTIIDVRDNVQFEICNLENSINIPISTILSSSRPSKAQNGDVDNQSQLPPWIPSEVANSDHPVYVVCRLGNDSQIAVQKMKDLGMHQDGQRFIGDIRGGFRAWRDQVDPDWPEY; the protein is encoded by the exons ATGCATGCAATGGCAATGACATCCCTAGACGACACCTGCGCTTCTCTGCGCTCCCAGATTGCAGCCACAGAAGCGTCCCTAGCTGCACTGAAATGCGATCTCGCCCATGCCGAACAGGCCGCCACTGCGACGCTGGCCGCCGACACCGCGGGAAACAAAGGCAAAGGCCCGACACGCTGGCCGCTCATGCCAGACGAGTATCGACGATATGGACGGCAGATGATCGTATCGCAGGTTGGTTTGCAAG GCCAGCTCAAACTCCGATCCGCCAAGGTGTTGCTCGTCGGCGCAGGCGGGCTGGGATGTCCTGCAGCACAGTACCTGGCTGGCGCAGGGGTGGGAACGATCGGCCTGATTGATGGTGACACGGTCGAGGCCTCGAATTTGCATCGCCAGGTGCTGCATCGAACTAAGAACGTGGGGAAGTACAAGGTGGATAGCGCGATTGAGTCTTTACGAGA CTTGAATCCGCTTCCTACGTACATAGCACATCGCAATCATCTCACGCCTGCGGAAGCCCCGACTATCTTTCGAGAGTAtgatctcatcctcgactGCACGGACAACCCAGCGACCCGCTACTTAATCTCCGATACTGCAGTACTCCTTGGCAAACCGCTTGTCTCGGCGTCTGCTCTGCGTACAGAAGGCCAGCTGATGGTGCTGAACAATCCTCCGCGACCTCCCGGAGACAAGACTGGAGGGCCGTGCTATCGATGCGTGTTTCCGCGACCACCGCCAGCTGACAGCGTGGTCAGTTGTGCAGATGGAGGCATTCTGGGACCAGTCGTGGGAACTATGGGTGTCTTGCAGGCCCTGGAGGCGATCAAGGTTATCACTGCACCATCCGTCGATGCGACAAGCTCAAAAGACCCTCCGTCGCTGCATATCTTCTCGGCCTATTCGTCTTCTCCATTCCGCACCATTCGTCTGCGCTCTCGTAGGCTCACCTGTGCAGTGTGCTCCGCCGAGGCTAGTGTCACGTTGGAGACGATCACGTCGGGATCCACCGACTATGTATTCTTCTGTGGCTCCACGAACCCGGCCTCGCTGCTTGGTCCGACCGAGCGCATTTCTGCGCTGGATTATCACGAACGGTACCCAGACAATGTTCCGGCACCCACCATCATTGACGTGCGGGACAATGTCCAGTTTGAGATCTGCAATCTGGAaaacagcatcaacatcccGATATCGACCattctctcttcttcgaggccGTCCAAGGCACAAAATGGCGACGTCGATAATCAGAGTCAATTGCCCCCATGGATTCCTTCAGAAGTCGCCAATTCTGACCACCCAGTATATGTGGTCTGCCGTCTCGGAAACGACTCGCAGATTGCGGTCCAAAAGATGAAAGACTTGGGAATGCATCAAGACGGACAGCGATTCATCGGTGATATCCGGGGAGGCTTTCGCGCGTGGCGAGACCAAGTAGACCCGGATTGGCCGGAATATTGA